The following are encoded together in the Streptococcus oralis genome:
- a CDS encoding ZmpA/ZmpB/ZmpC family metallo-endopeptidase — MKKIFGEKQHRFSLRKLAIGLVSASISSLFFVSIASSGTVFAQENVAIHYKYMTDTELSGQEKDLIVKDIPKIAEDSESTYYLVYRMDEKAQLGQLPNTGGQHSLTSVLSGEALASIGLLIFVVSKKKGKKKALLNVILVTGMGRGLVSSVQAIENQLLLQYNQEYQLSQGDSLPLPRALSGYTYLGYIKQDKEINQQETAARDQKLDYTVQPHFQTNEGGQKAGDEQKAPSPTLPAEKPIPSQDSSNQKPSGIASVDPQDEVLAGRVNKPELLYKDQEIVTKLDFSEVVQENPDLAEETIHVKQEGRAGKKIQLVRIFTVENQEISREVLSTKVEEALPRIVEKGTKKAVAPSEAPQSARKGESETQAPLPEYNGNQAGAIVAPETAEKPEYTGTQAGAVVEPEQVAPLPEYQGTQAGAIVEPEKVEPEVGGVQSGALVEPETAEKPTYTGEQSGAIVEPEKVPPTQEYTGTQAGAIVAPEIAEKPEYTDTQSGAIVAPETTETPAYTGTQAGAIVEPEQVAPLPEYTGNTEQVKPEAPTEKPKEKDPEKTLELRNVSDLELYSQTNGTYKQHVSLDGVPSNPDTYFVKVKSSSFKDVYLPVASIAAETKNGQPVYKITAKAEKLQQELENKYVDNFTFYLAKKATEETITFTSFSNLVKAINKNLSGTYHLAASLNANEVELGPDERSYIKGAFTGQLIGEKDGKQYAIYNLKKPLFEILNGARVEKLSLKNVSISGKDDIGSLAYEAQNNTKIQQVHVDGVLAGERGIGGLLAKADQSSITESIFKGRIINTYETTAAYNIGGLVGHLTGNRALLTKSKATVAISSNTNSSDQTVGGLAGLVDQDAQIQDSYAEGDINNAKHFGRVAGVAGYLWDRKTNEEQHAGRLTNVLSDVNVTNGNAITGYHYNGMKVKDTFSSKANRVYNVTMVKDEVVSKESFEERGTMLDASQIESKKAAINPLTLPTVEPLSTSGSKESDFSKVAHYQAKRALAYKNIEKLLPFYNKATIVKYGNLVNENSLLYQKELLSAVMMKDDQVITDIVSNKETANKLLLHYKDHSSEKLNLKYQADFAKLAEYSLGDTGLLYTPNQFLYDQSSIIKQVLPGLQKVDYHSEAIRKTLGISPNVKQTELYLEDQFAKTKEQLEDSLKKLLSADAGLAGDNPVTKGYLVDKIKRNKEALLLGLTYLERWYNFSYGQVNVKDLVLYHLNFFGKGNALPLDALIELGKSGFNNLLAKNNVDTYGISLASQHGTTDLFSTLEHYRKVFLPEKSNNDWFKSETKAYIVEEKSNIEEVRTKQGQAGTKYSIGVYDRITSATWKYRNMVLPLLTLPEKSVFVISTMSSLGFGAYDRYRNSEHKAGKALNDFVEENARETAKRQRDHYDYWYRILDEQSREKLYRTILLYDAYKFGDDTTSGKATVEAKFDSSNPAMKNFFGPVGNKVVHNQHGAYATGDGVYYMSYRMLDKDGAITYTHEMTHDSDQDIYLGGYGRRSGLGPEFFAKGLLQAPDQPSDATITINSILKHSKSDSTEESRLQVLDPTERFQNATDLQNYVHNMFDLIYMLEYLEGQSIVNKLNVYQKMAALRKIENKYVKDPADGNEVYATNVVKELTEAEAQNLNSFDSLIDHNILSAREYQSGEYERNGYYTIKLFAPIYSALSSEKGTPGDLMGRRIAYELLAAKGFKDGMVPYISNQYEEAAKQKGKTINLYGKERGLVTDELVLNKVFEGKYSSWAAFKKAMYKERVDQFENLKQVTFKDPTKPWPSYVTKTINKVSELQALMDQAVLKDAASPRWSNYNPEYDSAVHKLKRAIFKAYLDQTNDFRTSIFKK, encoded by the coding sequence TGGCCTTCTTATTTTTGTTGTATCGAAAAAGAAAGGCAAAAAGAAAGCTCTCTTGAATGTGATTTTGGTAACAGGGATGGGCAGAGGTTTGGTTTCTTCAGTTCAGGCTATCGAAAATCAACTTTTGCTACAGTACAATCAAGAATACCAATTATCCCAAGGAGATAGTCTGCCTTTGCCACGTGCCTTATCGGGTTATACCTACCTAGGTTATATTAAGCAAGACAAAGAGATTAATCAGCAAGAAACTGCTGCTAGGGATCAGAAACTTGACTATACGGTTCAACCTCATTTCCAGACCAATGAGGGTGGGCAAAAGGCAGGAGATGAGCAGAAAGCTCCATCTCCTACACTCCCTGCTGAAAAACCAATCCCATCTCAAGATTCATCCAATCAAAAGCCGTCCGGTATTGCTAGTGTAGATCCTCAAGACGAAGTCTTGGCTGGTCGCGTGAACAAACCAGAGCTCCTATACAAAGACCAAGAAATTGTAACCAAACTAGACTTTTCAGAAGTGGTTCAAGAAAATCCAGATCTAGCAGAGGAGACCATCCATGTCAAACAAGAAGGTCGTGCTGGGAAGAAGATTCAACTTGTTCGCATTTTCACTGTTGAAAACCAAGAAATTTCTCGGGAAGTTCTATCAACTAAAGTAGAAGAAGCCTTGCCACGTATAGTAGAGAAAGGGACTAAGAAGGCAGTTGCTCCGAGTGAAGCACCTCAGTCTGCAAGAAAAGGAGAGTCTGAGACTCAGGCTCCATTACCAGAATACAATGGGAATCAAGCGGGAGCGATTGTTGCCCCTGAAACAGCTGAAAAACCTGAATATACTGGCACCCAAGCAGGAGCAGTCGTTGAACCCGAGCAAGTCGCTCCGCTACCTGAGTATCAGGGAACCCAAGCTGGTGCTATCGTCGAACCAGAAAAAGTTGAGCCAGAGGTTGGGGGCGTCCAGTCTGGGGCTTTGGTGGAACCAGAAACGGCTGAGAAACCAACCTATACAGGCGAGCAGTCTGGAGCAATCGTAGAGCCTGAAAAGGTACCACCGACACAAGAGTATACAGGAACTCAAGCGGGAGCGATTGTTGCCCCTGAGATAGCTGAAAAACCAGAATATACAGATACGCAATCAGGTGCAATAGTAGCCCCAGAGACAACTGAAACACCAGCCTATACAGGCACTCAAGCAGGAGCTATCGTTGAACCGGAACAAGTCGCTCCTCTTCCAGAATATACTGGCAATACTGAGCAAGTAAAACCGGAAGCTCCGACAGAAAAACCAAAAGAAAAAGATCCAGAAAAAACACTTGAATTAAGAAATGTTTCGGATCTGGAGTTGTATAGTCAGACCAATGGTACTTACAAACAACACGTTTCTTTAGATGGTGTCCCAAGTAATCCAGACACTTACTTTGTCAAGGTTAAATCTTCGTCATTTAAAGATGTCTATCTACCAGTCGCTTCAATAGCTGCAGAAACGAAAAATGGGCAGCCAGTTTATAAAATCACAGCCAAGGCTGAGAAACTCCAGCAAGAGCTAGAAAATAAATATGTTGATAATTTCACCTTCTACTTAGCTAAGAAGGCTACAGAGGAAACGATAACCTTTACTTCCTTTAGCAACCTGGTCAAAGCTATCAACAAGAATCTCTCTGGAACCTATCATTTAGCAGCTAGTTTGAATGCCAACGAAGTGGAACTGGGACCTGATGAAAGATCTTACATCAAGGGCGCCTTTACTGGTCAGTTGATTGGTGAAAAAGATGGCAAGCAGTATGCTATTTACAACTTGAAAAAGCCTCTGTTTGAAATCTTGAATGGCGCTAGAGTAGAAAAATTGAGTCTGAAAAATGTCTCTATTTCAGGGAAAGATGATATTGGTTCACTGGCCTATGAAGCCCAGAATAACACAAAGATTCAGCAAGTTCACGTCGATGGTGTTCTCGCCGGTGAACGTGGTATCGGTGGTTTGCTAGCTAAGGCGGACCAATCAAGCATCACAGAGAGCATTTTCAAGGGAAGAATTATCAACACTTATGAAACGACTGCTGCCTACAATATCGGTGGTCTGGTCGGTCATTTGACAGGAAACAGGGCTTTGCTGACGAAGTCAAAAGCGACAGTAGCCATTTCGTCCAACACAAATAGTTCAGATCAGACAGTGGGTGGTCTTGCAGGTCTAGTAGATCAGGATGCACAAATCCAAGATAGCTATGCTGAAGGCGATATTAACAATGCCAAGCACTTTGGTAGAGTCGCGGGAGTAGCAGGCTATTTGTGGGATCGAAAAACTAATGAGGAACAGCATGCTGGAAGATTGACCAATGTTCTCAGTGATGTCAATGTAACCAACGGAAATGCCATTACCGGCTACCACTACAATGGAATGAAGGTGAAGGACACATTCAGTAGCAAGGCCAACAGAGTCTACAATGTCACTATGGTCAAGGATGAGGTCGTCAGCAAGGAATCCTTTGAAGAAAGAGGAACAATGCTGGATGCTTCCCAAATCGAAAGCAAAAAAGCAGCCATCAATCCTCTCACTCTACCAACAGTGGAGCCCCTTTCAACAAGTGGTAGTAAAGAAAGTGATTTTTCTAAGGTGGCCCATTATCAAGCTAAGCGCGCTTTGGCTTATAAAAATATTGAAAAATTACTACCTTTCTATAACAAGGCAACTATCGTCAAATACGGAAATCTGGTCAATGAGAACAGTCTGTTATATCAAAAAGAGCTCTTGTCAGCAGTTATGATGAAGGATGACCAAGTCATCACAGACATTGTTTCTAACAAAGAGACTGCAAACAAACTCTTGCTACACTACAAGGACCATTCATCTGAAAAACTCAATCTCAAATACCAGGCTGATTTTGCCAAATTAGCAGAATATAGTCTAGGAGATACTGGCCTTCTCTATACGCCAAACCAATTCTTGTATGACCAAAGCTCTATCATCAAGCAAGTCTTACCAGGCTTACAAAAGGTTGACTATCATTCAGAAGCCATCAGAAAGACGCTCGGTATTTCTCCAAACGTTAAGCAGACTGAGCTCTATCTAGAAGACCAGTTCGCCAAAACCAAGGAACAACTGGAAGACAGTTTGAAGAAACTCTTGTCAGCAGATGCTGGACTGGCTGGTGACAACCCAGTTACCAAGGGCTATCTTGTAGATAAAATCAAGCGCAACAAGGAAGCCTTGCTACTTGGTTTGACCTATCTGGAGCGTTGGTACAACTTCAGCTATGGTCAGGTAAACGTCAAAGACCTGGTTCTGTACCACCTGAACTTCTTTGGTAAGGGAAATGCTTTACCACTAGATGCCCTGATTGAGTTAGGTAAATCTGGTTTTAACAATCTTCTAGCTAAGAATAATGTCGATACTTATGGTATCAGTCTTGCCAGTCAACATGGAACGACAGATTTGTTTAGCACTTTAGAACATTACCGAAAAGTCTTTCTACCAGAGAAAAGCAACAATGACTGGTTTAAATCAGAGACTAAGGCTTACATCGTCGAAGAAAAATCTAATATTGAAGAAGTCAGAACTAAGCAGGGACAAGCTGGTACCAAGTATTCTATCGGTGTTTATGATCGCATCACGAGTGCCACATGGAAATACCGCAATATGGTCTTGCCGCTCCTAACCTTGCCAGAGAAATCAGTATTTGTCATCTCAACTATGTCTAGTCTAGGATTTGGAGCCTATGATCGCTACCGCAATAGCGAGCATAAAGCGGGCAAGGCTCTCAATGACTTTGTTGAAGAAAATGCGCGTGAAACAGCCAAACGCCAGCGAGATCACTACGATTATTGGTATCGCATTTTAGATGAACAATCACGTGAAAAACTCTATCGTACCATCCTCCTTTATGATGCTTATAAGTTTGGGGATGACACAACCTCTGGAAAAGCTACAGTTGAGGCTAAGTTTGATAGTTCCAATCCAGCCATGAAGAACTTCTTTGGACCAGTTGGCAATAAGGTAGTACACAACCAACATGGAGCCTACGCAACAGGGGATGGCGTCTACTATATGTCTTACCGTATGCTGGACAAGGATGGAGCCATTACTTATACCCATGAAATGACCCATGATTCAGATCAGGATATCTACCTTGGCGGCTATGGTCGAAGAAGTGGATTGGGACCAGAGTTCTTTGCAAAAGGTTTATTGCAAGCCCCTGACCAACCAAGTGACGCAACCATTACCATCAATTCTATCTTGAAACACTCAAAATCAGATAGTACAGAGGAATCCCGTCTGCAAGTCTTGGATCCGACAGAGAGATTCCAAAACGCAACAGATCTTCAGAACTATGTCCACAACATGTTTGACCTTATCTACATGCTGGAATACCTCGAAGGACAATCAATCGTTAACAAACTGAATGTTTACCAGAAAATGGCGGCTCTCAGAAAGATTGAGAACAAGTATGTGAAAGATCCAGCAGATGGAAATGAGGTTTATGCCACTAACGTAGTCAAAGAATTGACAGAAGCAGAGGCCCAAAACCTGAATAGTTTTGATAGTTTGATTGACCATAATATCTTGTCAGCTCGTGAGTACCAGTCTGGTGAATACGAGCGAAATGGCTACTATACGATTAAACTCTTTGCCCCAATCTATTCAGCTCTCAGCAGTGAGAAAGGCACGCCAGGGGACCTTATGGGGCGTAGGATTGCTTACGAACTTTTGGCTGCCAAAGGCTTCAAGGATGGAATGGTACCTTATATCTCTAACCAATACGAAGAAGCTGCCAAACAAAAAGGTAAAACTATCAATCTCTATGGTAAAGAACGAGGATTGGTGACAGATGAACTTGTATTGAACAAGGTATTTGAAGGGAAGTATTCATCTTGGGCTGCCTTTAAGAAAGCCATGTATAAAGAACGTGTGGATCAGTTTGAGAACTTGAAGCAGGTGACCTTTAAAGATCCGACAAAACCATGGCCAAGCTATGTAACAAAGACTATTAATAAAGTAAGTGAATTGCAGGCCCTCATGGACCAAGCTGTTCTCAAGGATGCTGCAAGTCCTCGTTGGAGCAACTATAATCCAGAGTATGACAGTGCCGTTCATAAGTTGAAGAGAGCAATCTTTAAGGCCTATCTTGACCAAACAAACGACTTCAGAACCTCTATTTTTAAGAAATAA
- a CDS encoding phosphoglycerate mutase, translated as MVKLVFARHGESEWNKANLFTGWADVDLSEKGTQQAIDAGKLIKEAGIEFDQAYTSVLKRAIKTTNLALEASDQLWVPVEKSWRLNERHYGGLTGKNKAEAAEQFGDEQVHIWRRSYDVLPPNMDRDDEHSAHTDRRYASLDDSVIPDAENLKVTLERALPFWEDKIAPALKDGKNVFVGAHGNSIRALVKHIKRLSDDEIMDVEIPNFPPLVFEFDEKLNVVSEYYLGK; from the coding sequence ATGGTAAAATTGGTTTTTGCTCGCCACGGTGAGTCTGAATGGAACAAAGCTAACCTTTTCACTGGTTGGGCTGATGTTGATTTGTCTGAAAAAGGAACACAACAAGCGATTGACGCTGGTAAATTGATCAAAGAAGCTGGTATCGAATTTGACCAAGCTTACACTTCAGTATTGAAACGTGCGATCAAAACAACAAACTTGGCTCTTGAAGCTTCTGACCAATTGTGGGTTCCAGTTGAAAAATCATGGCGCTTGAACGAACGTCACTACGGTGGTTTGACTGGTAAAAACAAGGCTGAAGCTGCTGAACAATTTGGTGATGAGCAAGTTCACATCTGGCGTCGTTCATACGATGTATTGCCTCCAAACATGGACCGTGATGATGAGCATTCAGCTCACACTGACCGTCGTTACGCTTCACTTGACGACTCAGTTATCCCAGATGCTGAAAACTTGAAAGTGACTTTGGAACGTGCCCTTCCATTCTGGGAAGACAAAATCGCTCCAGCACTTAAAGATGGTAAAAACGTATTCGTAGGAGCTCACGGTAACTCAATCCGTGCCCTTGTAAAACACATCAAACGCTTGTCAGATGACGAAATCATGGACGTGGAAATCCCTAACTTCCCACCATTGGTATTCGAATTCGACGAAAAATTGAACGTAGTTTCTGAATACTACCTTGGAAAATAA
- the rpsO gene encoding 30S ribosomal protein S15, with protein sequence MAISKEKKNEIIAQYARHEGDTGSVEVQVAVLTWEINHLNEHIKQHKKDHATYRGLMKKIGRRRNLLAYLRKNDVNRYRELINSLGLRR encoded by the coding sequence ATGGCAATCTCAAAAGAGAAAAAAAATGAAATCATCGCACAATATGCACGTCACGAAGGTGATACAGGTTCAGTAGAGGTTCAAGTTGCTGTCCTTACTTGGGAAATCAACCACCTTAACGAACACATCAAACAACACAAAAAAGACCACGCTACTTACCGTGGATTGATGAAGAAAATCGGTCGCCGTCGTAACTTGCTTGCATACTTGCGTAAAAACGACGTTAACCGTTACCGTGAGTTGATTAACTCTCTAGGACTTCGTCGCTAA
- a CDS encoding CadD family cadmium resistance transporter has product MGQTIISAIGVYISTSIDYLIILIILFAQLSQNKQKWHIYAGQYLGTGLLVGASLVAAYVVNFVPEEWMVGLLGLIPIYLGIRFAIVGEGEEEEEEIIERLEQSKANQLFWTVTLLTIASGGDNLGIYIPYFASLDWSQTLVALLVFVIGIIIFCEISRMLSSIPLIFETIEKYERIIVPIVFILLGLYIMYENGTIETFLIV; this is encoded by the coding sequence ATGGGACAGACAATCATATCTGCTATTGGTGTTTATATTTCCACCAGTATCGATTATTTAATTATTTTAATTATTTTATTTGCACAGCTATCACAGAATAAACAGAAATGGCATATTTATGCGGGGCAATATCTAGGAACAGGCTTACTTGTAGGGGCGAGTTTAGTTGCTGCTTATGTCGTTAATTTCGTGCCTGAAGAATGGATGGTTGGATTGCTTGGTTTAATCCCTATCTATTTAGGGATTCGCTTTGCAATTGTTGGAGAAGGTGAGGAAGAAGAGGAAGAAATTATTGAAAGATTAGAACAAAGCAAGGCAAATCAACTGTTTTGGACAGTTACATTGCTGACAATTGCGTCTGGCGGAGATAATTTAGGTATCTATATACCTTATTTTGCTTCGTTAGATTGGTCACAGACCCTCGTGGCGTTGCTTGTGTTTGTAATCGGCATAATTATCTTTTGCGAGATTAGTCGGATGTTATCCTCTATTCCGTTAATATTCGAGACAATTGAAAAATACGAGCGAATCATTGTGCCCATAGTATTCATTCTACTTGGACTATACATCATGTATGAAAATGGCACGATAGAGACTTTTCTGATCGTGTAG
- a CDS encoding FecCD family ABC transporter permease, protein MLSKFSGSRQDLQFVLFLVILLSVLGISLFLAVSMGSVAIDLGDTYRIILSRLGFPLEIGEVSKSTLAIVWNMRFPRVLLGLIVGAGLSMCGSVMQSTVNNPIAEPYVLGISAGATLGATLSIILGLKLVISLGAFLGAILATIAVLIIASMQGRMTTSSLILSGTVVNALFLAFSNFIISVGANADSVMTIKFWTMGSLAGTTWADLVLPTIVVGMVFLFFATQYRVFNAMMMGDEAALTLGIPLRFYWYLYVTMVAVLTAVLVATCGIIGFVGLITPHLARGLVGTNYRRLFPVATLLGALFVVWADVLSRVIIPNAELPIGIFTALVGAPFFIYIVGGRRREVRA, encoded by the coding sequence ATGCTTTCCAAATTTTCTGGAAGCCGACAAGATTTGCAATTTGTGTTGTTTTTGGTTATTTTGCTAAGCGTTTTAGGAATTTCTCTCTTTCTAGCTGTTTCTATGGGGTCTGTTGCGATTGATCTAGGAGATACCTATCGGATCATTTTGAGCAGATTGGGATTTCCTCTTGAGATAGGAGAGGTTTCCAAGTCCACTCTTGCCATTGTATGGAACATGAGATTCCCCCGAGTATTGTTAGGTCTGATAGTAGGGGCTGGTCTTTCTATGTGTGGTAGCGTGATGCAGTCTACAGTGAACAATCCCATCGCAGAGCCTTATGTCTTAGGAATTTCTGCGGGTGCAACTCTAGGGGCAACTTTGAGCATCATTCTTGGTTTAAAATTGGTGATTAGCCTTGGAGCTTTCCTTGGAGCTATTTTGGCAACAATCGCTGTCCTTATCATTGCCTCTATGCAGGGAAGGATGACGACTTCTAGTCTGATTTTATCAGGAACGGTGGTCAACGCTCTCTTTCTAGCCTTTTCCAACTTTATTATCTCAGTTGGCGCTAATGCGGACAGTGTGATGACCATTAAGTTTTGGACCATGGGATCGCTTGCCGGGACTACTTGGGCAGACTTGGTTCTGCCAACTATAGTAGTAGGAATGGTCTTTCTATTTTTCGCTACTCAGTATCGTGTTTTTAATGCGATGATGATGGGAGATGAGGCTGCTTTAACTTTGGGAATTCCCTTACGCTTCTATTGGTATCTTTATGTGACCATGGTGGCTGTGCTGACAGCTGTCTTGGTGGCAACTTGTGGGATTATTGGATTTGTTGGACTGATTACTCCACATTTAGCTCGAGGGTTAGTAGGAACGAATTACAGGAGACTTTTTCCCGTTGCGACCTTACTGGGTGCCCTCTTTGTCGTCTGGGCAGATGTACTTTCTCGTGTCATTATTCCAAATGCTGAGCTTCCAATTGGTATTTTCACAGCCTTAGTAGGTGCTCCCTTCTTTATCTACATTGTTGGAGGTAGGCGAAGGGAGGTGAGGGCCTGA
- a CDS encoding ABC transporter ATP-binding protein, translated as MDLICQDVHFGLGEKKILKGVSLKVEGYQFHTILGPNGSGKTSLLKLLYRQEKADKGLISLDGKPLEHWSLKETAKQMAVVTQFNQLQFDCTVEEIVLLGRTPHLSFLQKEKERDYALVQDALVKVDMLEKKTRLYSSLSGGEKQRVLLARALAQEPTLLLLDEPTNHLDIKYQLDLLAIVKNLKVNVLAVLHDIQLACRYSDYLYLMKEGEILYQGTPKETITPESLQTVYGVQSQVTWTEDQQAMIHYL; from the coding sequence ATGGACTTGATTTGTCAGGATGTCCACTTTGGACTAGGAGAGAAAAAAATCCTCAAAGGAGTTTCTCTTAAGGTTGAGGGGTATCAATTTCACACGATACTAGGGCCAAATGGAAGTGGAAAAACCAGCCTGCTTAAACTCCTCTATCGTCAGGAAAAGGCGGACAAAGGCTTGATAAGCCTAGATGGAAAGCCACTGGAGCATTGGTCACTCAAAGAAACAGCCAAGCAAATGGCAGTTGTCACCCAGTTTAATCAATTGCAGTTTGATTGTACAGTTGAGGAAATCGTCTTGTTGGGCAGAACTCCCCACCTCTCTTTTTTACAGAAGGAAAAGGAAAGGGATTATGCCCTCGTTCAAGATGCTCTCGTCAAGGTGGATATGCTTGAGAAGAAAACTCGTCTCTATTCGTCCTTGTCAGGGGGCGAGAAACAGAGAGTCTTGTTGGCACGCGCCTTGGCGCAAGAACCGACTCTCTTGCTCCTGGATGAACCTACCAATCACCTGGATATCAAGTACCAGTTAGACTTGTTGGCAATTGTGAAGAATCTCAAGGTCAATGTTTTAGCTGTCCTACATGATATTCAACTTGCTTGTCGCTATTCGGATTATCTCTATCTGATGAAAGAGGGAGAAATCCTTTACCAAGGGACTCCAAAGGAGACCATCACCCCTGAGTCATTGCAAACTGTATACGGAGTTCAAAGTCAGGTGACTTGGACCGAGGATCAGCAAGCCATGATTCACTATTTATAA
- a CDS encoding ABC transporter substrate-binding protein: MKKTLSILLVTVATLTMAACGNTTTEKATTQSSTETSQKASTETTYPLTVKTYDIKGNEVEQVFDKAPEKVITNNLSTTEILLELGLKDKIAGMLNPDNAVTDKYKDAIATIPQIGDKKTVSQETVLSYEPDAVMGRNMMFSEKSLGTVSAWNENKIPVYTQKASLSTIQQDLGNIVEDVKNLGMIFNVQDKANEYAAQLQAKIDAVKKANPTSQGEKKKALIMVAYNDETFGAYKSALQESLLNQLGYTNVATGTSGLTLENLVSMDPELIIYVTSDRNKKLDANAVELMKANEVLENVPAIKNQKIMTISYDELMDYGPAVIDSLEKINDFINK; this comes from the coding sequence ATGAAAAAAACACTAAGCATTTTACTCGTAACAGTAGCTACCTTAACCATGGCAGCTTGTGGTAACACTACTACAGAAAAAGCTACCACACAGTCTAGCACAGAAACAAGTCAAAAGGCCAGCACAGAGACGACTTATCCGTTAACGGTTAAAACCTATGATATTAAGGGAAATGAAGTCGAACAAGTCTTTGACAAGGCACCTGAAAAAGTTATCACCAACAATCTTTCAACCACTGAAATCTTATTGGAGTTAGGCTTGAAGGATAAAATTGCTGGCATGCTCAACCCTGACAATGCTGTAACAGACAAATACAAGGACGCGATTGCGACGATTCCTCAAATTGGGGACAAAAAAACAGTCTCACAAGAGACAGTCCTTTCTTATGAGCCAGATGCGGTGATGGGTCGAAACATGATGTTTTCAGAAAAATCCTTGGGAACAGTTAGCGCTTGGAATGAAAACAAAATCCCAGTTTATACGCAAAAAGCTTCTCTCTCAACAATTCAGCAAGATTTGGGAAATATTGTAGAAGATGTCAAAAATCTTGGAATGATTTTCAATGTTCAGGACAAGGCTAATGAATACGCAGCCCAATTACAAGCTAAAATTGACGCTGTTAAGAAAGCAAATCCAACAAGCCAAGGTGAAAAGAAAAAGGCTTTGATTATGGTTGCTTATAATGATGAAACCTTTGGTGCCTACAAGTCTGCTTTGCAAGAAAGCTTGTTGAATCAACTTGGTTATACCAACGTTGCAACGGGAACATCAGGCTTGACCTTGGAAAATCTCGTGTCAATGGATCCTGAGTTGATTATCTATGTAACCAGCGACCGCAATAAAAAATTGGATGCCAACGCAGTAGAGTTGATGAAAGCAAATGAAGTTTTGGAAAACGTTCCTGCAATTAAGAATCAAAAAATCATGACCATTTCTTACGATGAGTTGATGGATTATGGTCCAGCAGTAATTGATTCCCTTGAGAAAATCAATGACTTTATCAATAAATAA
- a CDS encoding alpha/beta hydrolase-fold protein, producing MTLSINNEFDWEGIQVKVSLPSAYDPNQTYPAILLNDGNLDFLSSLSESVILVGLTSKNRLDDYTPWKAVALREGAPDFGGQANAYHGHLFGGLLDKLQSLYRLDKNRLAYGGYSLGGLVAVYSLFSFDKVSCVFSICGSFWYPDFVTYCKEEKVRNLDCLLYLQNGQTEGAHHSNRLGQAPAYAEQIHTSLQKRYLTGQFVFDPYGHHEQVAERFLAFSSWLTQKWKIK from the coding sequence ATGACTTTATCAATAAATAATGAGTTTGATTGGGAGGGAATCCAAGTCAAGGTCAGCCTTCCTTCGGCCTATGATCCCAACCAAACCTATCCAGCGATTCTCTTGAATGATGGAAACTTGGATTTCCTCTCTTCCCTTTCAGAATCTGTGATTTTAGTGGGTTTGACCTCTAAAAATCGCCTAGACGACTACACTCCATGGAAGGCAGTTGCTCTGAGAGAGGGGGCTCCAGATTTTGGTGGTCAGGCAAATGCCTATCATGGTCATTTATTTGGAGGTCTTTTAGATAAGTTGCAGTCGCTTTATCGTCTGGACAAAAATCGCCTTGCTTATGGAGGATACTCACTAGGTGGTTTGGTGGCAGTATACAGTCTTTTCAGCTTTGACAAGGTCTCCTGTGTCTTCTCTATCTGTGGTTCCTTTTGGTATCCTGATTTTGTGACTTATTGCAAGGAAGAAAAGGTGAGAAATTTGGACTGTTTACTGTATTTACAGAATGGTCAAACAGAAGGAGCCCATCATAGCAATCGTCTGGGTCAAGCACCAGCCTATGCTGAGCAGATCCATACCAGTCTTCAGAAACGTTATCTGACTGGTCAGTTTGTTTTTGATCCTTATGGGCACCATGAGCAAGTTGCTGAGCGATTTTTAGCCTTTTCCAGCTGGTTGACCCAAAAATGGAAAATCAAATAA